From the genome of Papaver somniferum cultivar HN1 unplaced genomic scaffold, ASM357369v1 unplaced-scaffold_10, whole genome shotgun sequence:
tgaaaaacaaGCAGAACACTCAACAGTCCCCAACTGAAAGTGCTTCACTCACTTCAAAGCTGCAAACCCCGACTCAAACCAAGTCCGCGGAACCATCTCTTTCACCTGGAAGTAGGCGATCATCAGAAAGGAACAAGAAGTTAGAACCAAGTGATGTTGTTTCTTCTCTAACTAAATACGCAACAACTCCAAAGCGTCGTCGACAACCTGAAAGTGCTAAAATGTCATCACCAACTACAAAGATACAGGCTACTAGGAAGAAGAATGTGCAatctgaaagtgctcaacattcaCAGACCACAACTACAAAGTCCCAATCAAAAAGCTCTGAAGGAGATACTGAAAAATCTGGAGTGGGGCGAAAGAATGTAAAGCGGAAACTTGACACAAGCAGCACAAGCCCATGTCTGAATGTTCAACTTAGGGATCCACACGACACTCTCGCAGAttttcaagatgaagaagaagaggaagaggaggaggaagctgTGGAAGAGGATAACTCTGATCATGTGGAGCCTAATGtggaagaagagaatgataatggtaatggtgatgagcctgaattggaagaagaaaatgataatggtaatgatgataatgaggaaggtgaagaaggaaaataagcgaagaaaagaaaatatgttcCACGTGGTCCAACCCAGATGTATGCACTGAAGTTAGATTCTGCTGATCCGAAAAGAACAATTTCCTTCAACACAAATGAACAACCGATTGGTGATCCATCTGTGCAACTTGCCAATGTGCTAGGGGTGCTTGTTCGGAAACTTCCATTAACGTACAAGGATTGGATACTTGTCCCTTATGAAGCCAAAGAAAACATATGGAAGATAGTCTCGGTTCGCAATTGATAACTCTTTAACTCTTTTCATTCGTCAATAATTATTTAAGTCATAGTCAACAATTATTTAATTCATAGTGTATTCTAATtcaattatttaaatttatttgtaGAACCGATTCATTGTGCCTGAGTATTACAAAGACTATTATTTCAGCAAGATGGGAACTTATCTTAGAGAAGCAAGGTCAAGGAAAGCTGGTTTGGTACTCGACGCTTTGGATCGGCTACAAGGGGAAGAACAAAAGAAACTGATGGAGAAGTTAATGCCCAAGAACATGACAGTTAGGGAGTGGGAAGAGTTTGTGAAACATGTAGACTCTATTGAATTCAGAGTAAGTAATTTCTATTATATAGAATGCCTATATATTTATATTAAAAACTTTAAAGTCTGTCAAatgatttttttacttttctattcaggtcagaagaataaaaatgcaagaaaatcgttcaaaacacaccaccccacataccataagtcgagaaggttacgcccgattggaggtgaaattggtatgttctacagtcttgatattcaccatgtgaaagctattgcatcgttaaaaatataattgtttgaagttctctacaaagttttatcttagaaatattctgagataataccatgttgttatgctattcttgatgactcatgtattgatacatttatttggcagcaaaaagagcaaaacacaaccaaagagaTTGATAGAGCTATAATCTGGAAAGTTGGTCATAAACAGCGCAAAGGAAAGAAACCACATCATGGTGTTGTAGAAGCTTTGGTAAGAAATCTTCTCAtgttacttttttttatttgtgtgtgcTTGAAAAAGTCAAAAATATCTGATGTTTTACACGCTTACACAGGAAAAACTTGAAAAATCTCGATAAAAGTATCATGTTGATTGTGGATCATCCGTGACAGATGATATTCTTGCAAAGGCCTTTGGTGAGGACAAGAAAACTAAAGGGAGACTTAAAGGAATTGGTTTTGGAGCGACATGTAAAAAGGTTGTTGCACAGTCCCACTAtaagatgatgattaaagagtGTCAAGAATCCTATAAAGCATTGAGTGATCGAGTGGTGCAGCTAGAGGTGAGAATTTAACTTGTCTTTTATTAGTCTCcttttcttgataaaatcaaaCTCGATAATGCCCCTCATACTGCTGATTGGTCTTAATATAGGGAACGAAATCAAAATGTGTCTGCAATGGAGTCTTACCCTCTCACATGTTAAGTCCCAGCAACAATCATGAGGCTAGCACTAACAGAAATGTTATCTATAATGAAAGAGACTCAACTGATACCACTCCAAGTCATGTCAGGAAATGAAATGAGGTTCAAGTGCCAAAGAGATTCCAAGTTTGCAAGTTGTTAAGCTGGTACAAGGAGAACGAGGTGGTTGCAGAGgctgaaattgatgaaatagatccAAGTAAGCAGATAGATGGAAAACCAGTCGGTCTTGGAGCTTACACTGTATGTGTGAAGGTTTCttatgtggatgatgctcttgtctACCAAGCTACTTCAGAAGTCAGAACTGTTCATGATGCTGTTTCAAATTTTATCACATGGCCCAAAGATAGAATAATCTACCAATAGACTTCTTAATCTTCTGTGATCTTTTTGGAGACttaacttttggtaacaaacatatcactgccacttttttgtatgttttgtgtatatcacattggtatgtgaatgctttaactctgggtttggtttaatttgaatgaatctttcagtttaatccaattgtttatttacatatcagtttaatctagttgtttctttacatttcacaaataggagtgacaaaagtgaaatatatattctgaaatatgggtttgatcttattcacaagtattgtaaaatagtttatttacaatcataactatgt
Proteins encoded in this window:
- the LOC113326829 gene encoding bromodomain-containing protein DDB_G0278469-like; its protein translation is MKTNKETIKKKLVRELAIKMKNKQNTQQSPTESASLTSKLQTPTQTKSAEPSLSPGSRRSSERNKKLEPSDVVSSLTKYATTPKRRRQPESAKMSSPTTKIQATRKKNVQSESAQHSQTTTTKSQSKSSEGDTEKSGVGRKNVKRKLDTSSTSPCLNVQLRDPHDTLADFQDEEEEEEEEEAVEEDNSDHVEPNVEEENDNDSADPKRTISFNTNEQPIGDPSVQLANVLGVLVRKLPLTYKDWILVPYEAKENIWKIVSNRFIVPEYYKDYYFSKMGTYLREARSRKAGLVLDALDRLQGEEQKKLMEKLMPKNMTVREWEEFVKHVDSIEFRSVK